One Corvus moneduloides isolate bCorMon1 chromosome 24, bCorMon1.pri, whole genome shotgun sequence DNA segment encodes these proteins:
- the LRRN2 gene encoding leucine-rich repeat neuronal protein 2, translated as MRGLQPCCLLLCVVAASAMPTVPWRVACPPRCVCQIRPWYTPRSAYREAATVDCNDLFITSVPPELPEGTQTLLLQSNNIARLEQGELGYLRNLSELDLSQNSFSDVWDFGLRNMPQLLSLHLEENLLSELPDGSFPGMGNLQELYLNHNRLRSIAPRAFAGLGSLLRLHLNSNLLRTLDSRWFQMLPSLEILMIGGNKVDAILDMNFRPLGNLRSLVLAGMHLREISDYALEGLKSLESLSFYDNKLADVPKRALQQVPGLKFLDLNKNPLQRVKQSDFTNMLHLKELGLNNMDELVSIDQFALINLPELTKLDVTNNPKLSFIHPKAFQQLPQLETLMLNNNALSALHRQTVESLPNLQEISIHGNPLRCDCVIRWVNSTRPRVRFIEPQSTLCAEPPDLQRRHIRDVPFRDMTEKCLPLISAQSIPARLEAEVGDSVALHCRALAEPEPEIYWVTPAGVKLLPFGDDGKFKVHSEGTLEIRGIAAREAGLYTCVAHNLLGADTRSVRVLVNHSFPLGQDTLELLVVDVQPHHILLAWQPRLNTVSSNLTWASSALGSRTDAAGAARIPSGTHSFNITRLRPDTEYWACLHVALVASPARVACVTARTKEAAQGLPWGQGMLVTALLLCLLLLATAGLAARAGSQRELLGGAVRVVYPAQPPLAQPRGHLLAVQVQAAPPDC; from the coding sequence ATGAGAggcctccagccctgctgcctcctgctgtgCGTGGTGGCCGCCAGCGCCATGCCCACGGTGCCCTGGAGGGTGGCGTGTCCCCCGCGCTGCGTGTGCCAGATCCGGCCCTGGTACACGCCCCGCTCCGCCTACCGCGAGGCGGCCACGGTGGACTGCAACGACCTCTTCATCACCTCCGTGCCCCCGGAGCTGCCCGAGGGCACCCagaccctgctgctgcagagcaacaACATCGCCCGGCTGGAGCAGGGCGAGCTGGGCTACCTGCGGAACCTCTCGGAGCTGGATCTGTCGCAGAACAGCTTCTCCGACGTCTGGGATTTCGGGCTCAGGAACATGCCCCAGCTGCTCAGCCTGCACCTGGAGGAGAACCTGCTCTCCGAGCTGCCCGACGGCAGCTTCCCGGGAATGGGGAACCTGCAGGAGCTCTACCTGAACCACAACCGGCTCCGCAGCATCGCCCCGCGCGCCTTCGCCGGCCTGGGCAGCCTCCTGAGGCTCCACCTCAACTCCAACCTGCTGAGGACGCTGGACAGCCGCTGGTTCCAGatgctgcccagcctggagaTCCTCATGATCGGCGGGAACAAGGTGGACGCCATCCTGGACATGAATTTCCGGCCCCTGGGCAACCTGCGGAGTTTGGTGCTGGCCGGGATGCACCTGCGGGAGATCTCGGATTACGCCCTGGAAGGGCTGAAGAGCCTGGAGAGCCTCTCCTTCTACGACAACAAGCTGGCAGATGTCCCCAagagggctctgcagcaggtgcCCGGCCTCAAATTCCTGGATCTCAACAAGAACCCTCTGCAGAGGGTCAAGCAGAGCGACTTCACCAACATGCTGCACCTCAAGGAGCTGGGCCTCAACAACATGGACGAGCTGGTGTCCATCGACCAGTTCGCCCTCATCAACCTCCCCGAGCTGACCAAGCTGGACGTAACCAACAACCCCAAGCTGTCCTTCATCCACCCCAAGGCCTTCCAGCAGCTGCCGCAGCTGGAGACGCTGATGCTCAACAACAACGCCCTAAGTGCCTTGCACCGGCAGACGGTGGAGTCGCTGCCCAACCTGCAGGAGATCAGCATCCACGGCAACCCCCTGCGCTGCGACTGCGTCATCCGCTGGGTCAACAGCACCCGGCCCCGCGTGCGCTTCATCGAGCCCCAGTCCACGCTCTGCGCCGAGCCGCCCGACCTCCAGCGCCGCCACATCCGCGACGTCCCGTTCCGGGACATGACGGAGAAGTGCCTGCCCCTCATCTCGGCCCAGAGCATCCCGGCGCGCCTGGAGGCCGAGGTCGGCGACAGCGTGGCGCTGCACTGCCGGGCGCTggcggagccggagccggagaTTTACTGGGTGACGCCGGCGGGGGTGAAGCTGCTGCCGTTTGGGGATGATGGAAAATTCAAGGTGCACTCCGAGGGGACGCTGGAGATCCGCGGGATCGCGGCGCGCGAGGCCGGGCTCTACACGTGCGTGGCTCACAACCTGCTGGGTGCCGACACCCGCAGCGTCCGCGTGCTGGTCAACCACTCCTTCCCGCTGGGCCAGGACacgctggagctgctggtggtggaCGTCCAGCCCCACCACATCCTGCTGGCGTGGCAGCCGCGCCTCAACACCGTCTCCTCCAACCTCACCTGGGCCAGCTCCGCGCTCGGATCCCGCACGGACGCGGCCGGAGCGGCGCGGATCCCGTCGGGAACCCACAGCTTCAACATCACCCGGCTGCGCCCCGACACCGAGTACTGGGCGTGTCTGCACGTGGCCTTGGTGGCCTCGCCGGCCAGGGTGGCCTGTGTCACCGCCAGGACTAAGGAGGCCGCCCAGGGGCTGCCGTGGGGACAGGGGATGCTGGTGACGgcgctgctgctctgcctgctgctcctggccacCGCCGGGCTCGCGGCCCGCGCCGGATCCCAGCGGGAATTGCTCGGCGGGGCCGTGCGCGTGGTTTATCCCGCGCAGCCCCCGCTGGCGCAGCCCCGGGGACACCTCCTGGCCGTGCAGGTGCAGGCAGCCCCCCCGGATTGCTGA